The DNA segment CGATGCTGCTTATTGTCATAGTGACGTGTCTCCGTTTTATTATCGATACGACTCATCAGTCGCGTCAGGCTTTCTGTGCTGTCTCGTGGCACATGTGGTACATCGTTTTTGCGGTTTGGTAGTGGCTCGATTTTTTATATACGCCATGCCATTTTTGTTCTGAGTCGGTGGCTGTACCGGCGTCGATGCGATTGCCAACTTCTAACCAAAAGGCATAGCGTTCTTCGTAGCCATCAGGTACGGCCAATTCGCGGTTAAACTGAGGTTTAATAACGGTGGCTTTGCTTGGCGCTTTGTCAGTGTCGGCTTCGATCAGCGCGTTGATTTCAGCCAGCGCTTTATCGGTGCTCGGGTCTACCGGTTGCATTGTGTTGGCGCTCTTGGCATCAAGTGCATCCAGTGCCGCCTGAGCAGCGTCCAGCCCAGCGCTGGTATGTTCGCGGCCGGGACGAGGAAAGTGCCGCACCTTCTTCTCGCGCTCTTCGCTGGCACGGTGATTAAGAATCTGCTGTGCGACATCTCGTTTGGTGACTTTGCGAGCAGCTGACTTCAGCCGTCGGCGCTCTTCTTCGATGGCCTCTTTCTGAATAGCCTTGGCTTTCTGAGCCACCTCGGTGCGGCTAACGCCGGTGATACTTGGATCTTCTGCGGTACAAAGGAAGGTGCCGTTCAAGTCATGTACATATATTTGGCCCATGTCGGCTTCATCAAAAAAAACATGAACTTGCTCACTGGTATGGGCAGCCAGTTCAGGGTGAACGTATTCGCCACCGTTGAGCTTGATGCCCTTCTTGGTGATGGTGCGTGTTCCAGCTGGCTCACTCAGCAGTACATCGAGCAGACGCTCATTGCTGACGGTGCGAATATGGCCGGTGTAGCTGGCGGCTTTGTCATTCGGCGAGCAGCCGAGGCTGTCGTGGCGACGAGTGTGGTATTCGTGTTCGAGCCAGTCGTTACAAAATTGCTGTAGGTCGGTACTACTCAGTTCAACATCGATCACTTGGTCTTTCTTGAACAATCGGTCACTGAATGATTTGCGGGCTTCGATCGCTTGACGTTCACTGACGTTGTGCCCGATATAACCCGACAACAGCTCTACCAAGTCGTGTGAGAAGGTACGGAAACTACGTTCGATATGCGGCTTCTTCCAGCCTTGGAAAGGTGGGCAGAATTCTTGCTCAACATCTAACGCCTTAATCACATGTTTGATCCAGCGGGATTTGTAATCTGCCCCGTTGTCGGTTTTAGCCGTTTCGGGCACGCCCCATTCAAGAATGGCTTTGCGAATCACTTTGGCTACGCCTTTGGAATCGGAGGTGGGCATAACAATGAGAATTAGTCGGCGGCTCCAGACGTCGATTGCGCCTAACAAACTGTGTCTGCCGTCGGTCAGCATCAAGTCGGCTGGCGTTGAATCGAATTCCCAACGTTGGTTGAGCGCAATGACGTCTTCGGATGCACTACCTTGGGCATCCATGTATTTGTTCTTCCATTCGTCGGGGTTCACCAGTGAGGTGTATAGGGGCCGGTTAGCTTCCTTCCATCGATTTACCCAGCGTTCTAGTGTGGCGACGCTAACCAGTTGCGTTGTGGTACCTGCAAATTCAGCCCTGATGGCTTTGTTCAGCGTTACCATCTTGATATGCGGCTTATCGACGATCATGCCGAGAATGTATTCCTTCAGATCGGATTGCGTGTCGATTGCACCGCTGCCTCGACGGCCTTTGCCGGTGTCGCCAGCTAGGGCATCAATACCGCTGTCGTTGAGCTTTTTCTGCCAGCGAAACAAGTTCGGCTTGCTGCATGTCGGTACGGCTTCGCGCACCCAGGGTTCAACACGGATTTCGTCGCGTGTATAGAGCGTAGAGAATTCAATATAAGCAGCTGTTTTACTCAAACCGCTGGCTTGATGGAATTCGGCTGCTGCATCAAGCAATGCGAGTTTGGCATCGATGGATTTTTTCTGAGCCGGGCGCAATTTTTGGTAGCGCGCGAGGCTTTCTTCACGGTGCAGCTGGCGTGCGCTGTCTTGCTGGTGCAGCGCTTGGCCAGTGGTTGTGCTTCTCGCCTTCGCCGCCGCCTGTTTGGCTTGGCTGATACGGATGGCACGCTGCGCGGCAGATGGCAGGCTGTTGATGTGGTATTCGTTACCACCACCTCGGCCTGTGCGTGGGCGGGATTGCCAGTTTTCCGTTTTCGCCTTGATCTGAACTGCTCTGACAGTCCCTGGTAATCCATCAAAGGCCACCAACTCTTTAGCGCTGAACCATTCCTTCATTCTTCGTCACCTATAAAGAATGCCAGCTCTGGATTGAGTTGCTTTTCAACTCGTGCGCGATGACCTGCTAGTTCACACATCAGTTGGGTTAGTTCGGCAATAGCCTGATCGGCATCACCATTGCCCTGGTAAAACCGAATTAATATCTGCATCGCTGCACTGAAATTGGATTGCAGCGTCAGAAAATCAGTGTCTTGAACGGGGCGGCTTGTAGGGATATCGATCAGCAGCTTACCTGCGCTGGTCGCGATAAACTGCGTAACAAACGTAGCTCCACAGGCATTCTCAAAGGGGCGGATCTTGTTTGCTGGCATACGGCCAGTCGCTAACCATTTATAGAGCGTGTTATGGCTGGCCTCGCCCATATGATCTGCGATGCGCTCCACACTCAGGTTTTTACGCTCTTTTCCATAGTCAACGCACAATTCCATCGCATGTGTGAGCGAACGTGGTGCAACGCGTTTCCAGTTCCGTCGTGTCATTTGTGCAACCCTGAATTTGTTATCGTCTAATTTTTGTCAGTCTTTGCATCTGTTCGCGGCTCGGATTCAGCGCTAGGCTGTAAATCACAAATCGCTAACAAAGGAGGCCGTTATGCAACGCTTCGATGATTTAAAGGACGAATTTTGATAGGATCTTGATAACGACTGGGCCAGATTTCAGCAGCAGGTACGCCGATGGCGTCTGCGATAATGGCCTCGACCTTTGGGTACTTCATGCGTAAAACATTTAAAAATGTGCGCGGCTTTTCATACCCATTGGCTTGAGCCAACGCAGCAACACTGCCGCAACGTTTACGGATTTCTGCTTTGATATCCTCTGGGTGCCAGTCTTCAGCGGGTGAGTGGGTTGTTTCTAACTTGCTCATTTTTTTCGCCTTGTCTTTAGCTACTTTTCGTTATCTCGCGTTCTTGCCGGAAGCGGTAACTGTTGGTACTAAAGATAAGTAGTATTTTGCGGATCGTCAACAATATATTTTCTTTTCGCAGATGAAAATCAGAAGAATTACGCTGAATATTCGTAAGATATTGATAATTAAAGGGATTTTAAACTGCGAAATACCGTCTGGTATTCGCGTAATTTTTCGGGGTTAAAACAATGAACTGCGAAATGACGATCCATGATCGGATCAAATTAGTCATTGGTAGTAACGTGGCGGCGTTTTCTAGAGCGTCGGGCGTGAGCGAAAGTTTACTACGGCAATATTCTTCTGGCTCCAAGCCCGGTTTGGAAAAGGCTGTGAATATTGCTGAGGCTGGAGGTGTGAACCTGCAATGGTTGGCTACAGGCGAGGGCCCTATGCGCATAGAAGACGCTCTCATGCCCGAAGAGCCCGAGATGGGAGCGTTAGATAAAATGGCCGAATTCGCACTGATACCTGGCTACGATATTCAGGTGTCAGCAGGCCACGGCGCTATTCCCGGTGATGAGAAAGCGACGCGTCGTCTAGCATTCCGCCATAAATGGTTGAAGTTCAGAGGGCTGAACCAAAATGATCTAGTTATGGTATATGCCAAAGGCGACAGCATGGAACCGACCATCAGTAGCAACAACACTCTGATGGTGGATACGAGCCAGAAAGTGCCGGAAGACGGTGGTATCTATGTTATCCACCATGACGGGCACCTACTGGTCAAACGCACGCAATACGCTCCAGGCCAAGGCGTGTGGCTGATTAGTGATAATAAGCAATATGAAAAGCTATTGGTTAATATCGAAGAAACTCCCGAAATGGACGTTGTCGGCAAGGTCGTTTGGATTGGTAGGGATATGTAGTCTCATAACAAGTGCGTGCACGGGGAATTCCACCAGAATCGCACTGCACATCAATTGAGACTATATCCATTGCAGCGGGAGGCTAACTACCAGCCTATCCCGCATTAACACTGAGTTTCTTCCACTTACTTCCACATACTTTCACATTCTTCCGGTTTAACTGGGTAATCTCATATGTTCTGAGGGGTTACATATTGCCCCCCCAAAAAACATATCGACCATCTACTCTCATCTCTGCCAACACCTTACATATGAGCAACTAAGCACCAGTGCTATGGGGCTTCTCAAAACCGAATTCAATAGCATTAGTCCGCTAGCTAAATTGCAAATCAGCAACGATTGCCTAGCTATCGCCAGCCCAAGCAATGGTGTATCTCCCATACTGGCCAGGAGGGTGATGGCGCAAATCTGTGAGACTATCGATCGGGCAGGTATATTCAATACAGACTCTGTTGTACGGCATACTAAAACACGCAATACCGGTTTGCGTAGGTATACGCCTTAAACGCGTAGAGTCTGGAATTGCACGCAACACATAATCACGCAAATCGAAGGAATAACGATCGGAGGGAACGATAGAGTCTCCTCCTCCCCCGCTTCCTGATCCAAAAAATGACATCATGTTAAACGTACCGTAAACAATATACGTTTCCGTAGGCGCGATAACTCGCCCCATTTCCGTGATCAGATCACACACCTCTGTAATGTCTATATTGCCTGCAGGATAATGGTACAGCCCGGCATTGTTAGTACCGAGGTTCGCCATAAAAATAGCGGCACAAGAGCTAAGGCTATCGGACGGCATACCTGCCCCGGTAATCAACTGATCTTGGTCGATACGCGCATCTGTCCAGATTGCCTGGCCCATTTGAACATTTAAAACTGACATAACACGAAGCCCCTAGATTCGATATGCAGCCTGAATTTATAAGGGCTCCATACCCATAACCTACTGATAAAAAGTGAACGACGACGTACATGATTTTTAAGTGGAGCATTATCAGGCTAAGAAAAGCCGAATATTTATATCCCCGAAAACTTCGTCAAAGGTACCTGTATTTCAGATACGCCTTTTAGAGTCATGTGCTGATGAAAGTGTCATGCAAGCTGATGCTCGGTCATCATTGGCCGACAGAGGTGGCTTTTCGATTGATAAGAAATACGCAGAATATAAAAACAGGAGAGGACAGTGTGATTTATAAAAAAGTGAACTCAGCGACCGTGTAGGGTACAGAAAACCCTACCTAGCAGTACCTATCGGAAAAACCTTATATTTGGAGAGATCGAGCAAGATAAAATCAATGGAGCAGGACGCAAAAATAGGTCTAACAACGCAACTTATACGAATACTACTCCATTGATACGTGCATCTATTTGGTGGATATAAAGGGTTTTATTCCAACACCAGACATCCAACCATCCCACCGAAATAGATTTACAAATCGCGTGATAGTGAGATCCGGGTCTAGCGAATACCCGTCATGCGTAATACCAATGATAATGTCTTCACCGGATTCAGGGTCAACAAAAATCAATGGCCCGCCTGAATCACCTAGAGATCCTCTTGATGGTAGCCCGCTGTCACGCGCTGAGGTGCAGTACCAAACAGAGTAACCGTTATATCGATCTATTATTTCTTCGTCATCGGCAGAACACTTCTCCAGCGGCTTCACTTGTAAGTTTGCCTGCATCAGTGCCTCTGGGCGGTCTAACTCACCATAGGTTAACTCCCCAAATCCGATCGTAACCACTTCAGTACCCGCGGCAAGGTTAGGAATAAAGCGGGCATCTCTCGACGCTGCATGTCGAATATTAATCGGCTCTACATCACGAACACGTCGATCCAAAAAGGCAATGGCGATATCTTTGTAAGCAGATGCAATCGGCCAGAAATTGACGCCCTCGGGTGAGTAAACGTGAGATATTGCGGCCGACGCCACGTATTCCATGTCGTCTTCTGAACCATCTCCTAGGTAACTTAACCCGACTCGAACCGAATACTGCTGAATATTGCTCGTATCGTCACCAATTGCCCCAGGCAAACAGTGCGCTGCGGTAAGCACTGCGTTATCGGAGATCAGAGTACCTCCACAAAAAAATGTATCGACGCCCTGATCATTTTTTAAAAAAATACCCGTAAAGTAAGGATAGCGCCCCGGCTCTGCTGGCTCTCCATCGATGATGCGCGCATAAGACAACTCAGCAGTGGCTGCCATTACAACAAACAAAGCGATCGTCATGCATCNCACGNAAGGNTTACGTCTGCAGTCAGTATCCATTGGCTAATCCTTAGATTCATTCATCCTACTCACGAGTTGGACTGCCACTGCACTGACTCCCTTCCCGCCAACGCGATACAAAATTTGATTTTGTGACCCGGTATTCGTTTAAAACGGAACAAGGTCACTAACGACACTCACTCAGACGATCAATGGTGAATCGGCATGCCCTTAACATTGGCGATATCGACGGGCCCTATTGATTGTTTTTTTAGATTACCTTGATCCCATTCGATATCCGACCTGTAGCAAACTTTGGGCTCTTATTGTTTTGCATACCACTGGTGTGATTACGCGGCTATAAACACGTCAAATCTCGCTGATAGCAAACCTCATTTACACCAAAGCTATCAATGTAATGGCTGTCTCCGCGCCGCAAAAACCCTTCAGCAGCAAAAAAACATCTCGCGGGAACGTTCTCTTCAAACACCCATAACACTGCATTGGCATAACCCACACTTTGCAGTCGATAAGTGGCGTGTGAAAACAACCGATGCCCCAGCCCTGTGTGCTTCCAATCCGGGTGCACATAACACGATTTAATCTCACCACAGCATTCGGGCAGCTCTTCCCGTGCTGGCGATACACAAGCAAAACCGAGAATGGGAGAACGCGCTGCGGAGTGCTCAGTCACAACATACGTCATCGCGCCNGTATCTTGCAGCTCGGATTCCAAAAAGCGTGCGGATGCCTGTTCGGTTACCCGCTCTAATTGAGATTTACCGAGAAGATCACCATAGGTATGCCGCCAACACTGAACATGCAAGTGAGAGAGTTCGGGGATGTCGCTATTAGTTGCAGGTCGAATACTCATCAGTTTCAGCTCCTTGAATAACCCTATCGCCTATTGGCTTGATGCTGCTCTAACAACTTTCAAACACCGCCAACATGATACTGGCCGTCGAATACGCATTGATCGTCGAAATACAGTTGGCCCGATGTAAAAATTAGATCCATGTGGTGACTACCAGGCTTGCCACCGCCCAACCCCAAATGCAGCCCACAGTGACGCTCTTCAAAACCGGCATTGGTGCTGTAGAGTTTTTTTATACCCTCGTTCGTACCGATACCAAGCTCTTCTACCACCTGATTCGAATCGTTTTTCGCGAGGTATTTAGCGAAATCAGCTTGAAGCTCACTATCATGAGTATGAAAATCGAGAATACGGCTATTTTCGATATGCAATATCAAAGGCTTACGAACCTCCCCGTGTTTGATGGCGAATGGGATAGTACTCAGAAAAACGCCCGTAAAATAGAACAGGCCATCAATCGTCTCTGAGTGCGTCGCTATCTCACCAGGAACGATATCCGAATTTCCACAACCGTCGACGTTTGTCCATGTCTGNCCTGTTTCGCCGAGCCGTGCCGTCGCATCTGAGCCCAAATCATTCGTATAGCGAAGCGTTTTTGACTGCGTAGCGATATCAATCAACGCCTTATTTAATCCAATGATACGCTGCGGGTCGGTACCAAAGGCCTCATCAAAATGGCTGCCATAATCTTTAATCAATACAGATTTTTGCCAGTGTTTTCGAATGGTATTACGAATTCGGTGGATGCACTCAGGTCCCTCAGGGCTCACCGTTTCGCGAGTGAAGGCATCATAAAAAAGGATAAATAAATCACTGCCATGCACAATCGTCTCGTTCATGGCTTTGGCGTTTTTCGCTGTTAGGCGATAAAACTGGAATCGATAGGAATACGACTGAC comes from the BD1-7 clade bacterium genome and includes:
- a CDS encoding Trypsin, which translates into the protein MDTDCRRXPXVXCMTIALFVVMAATAELSYARIIDGEPAEPGRYPYFTGIFLKNDQGVDTFFCGGTLISDNAVLTAAHCLPGAIGDDTSNIQQYSVRVGLSYLGDGSEDDMEYVASAAISHVYSPEGVNFWPIASAYKDIAIAFLDRRVRDVEPINIRHAASRDARFIPNLAAGTEVVTIGFGELTYGELDRPEALMQANLQVKPLEKCSADDEEIIDRYNGYSVWYCTSARDSGLPSRGSLGDSGGPLIFVDPESGEDIIIGITHDGYSLDPDLTITRFVNLFRWDGWMSGVGIKPFISTK
- a CDS encoding putative HTH-type transcriptional regulator, encoding MNCEMTIHDRIKLVIGSNVAAFSRASGVSESLLRQYSSGSKPGLEKAVNIAEAGGVNLQWLATGEGPMRIEDALMPEEPEMGALDKMAEFALIPGYDIQVSAGHGAIPGDEKATRRLAFRHKWLKFRGLNQNDLVMVYAKGDSMEPTISSNNTLMVDTSQKVPEDGGIYVIHHDGHLLVKRTQYAPGQGVWLISDNKQYEKLLVNIEETPEMDVVGKVVWIGRDM